In Passer domesticus isolate bPasDom1 chromosome 7, bPasDom1.hap1, whole genome shotgun sequence, one genomic interval encodes:
- the BRDT gene encoding bromodomain testis-specific protein — protein sequence MSAQSQHCATIMNPPPPEYINNKSSGCQTNQLQYLQRVVMRAMWRHNFSWPFHQPVDAAALNLPDYYAIIKKPMDLGTIKKRLEHNYYTKAAECIEDFKTMFWNCYMYNKPGDDIVFMAEELEKVFLQKIAHMPPEEKPVSLNKGKRKGKKTEETWQPNPGISNEQSTNEKQAESSDQPPVMTQERQQVTLAPLSAAQLTALMPAAVSITKAKKGVKRKADTTTPTTSIVTASGESSATFNERKAVKACRSESECMVTNKLLKRSFSDSQQPPGIIKKIQLSGQLKHCNAILKEMFSKKHAAYAWPFIKPVGTASFSTGVNQAIAKCPTDLGTIKKKMDNFEYNDIQEFATDVRLMFVNCYKRNSSDHEIVSMARKLQDVFEMHFAKIPDEPVVSDHLPQPVREMTEAYSSESSNDNSSEEKSSEDSEEERKVNLKKLQDQLTALHQQLWVLTKACLSRPGKKKGKAKREKRKNKEKAEIKSLIQKKKNLKYMKKSNRKLSLNIQSKRTMQQVLLAHKSEDEGGAKPMNYDEKRQLSLDINKLPGDKLGKVVHIIQSREPELRNSNPDEIEIDFETLNASTLRELERYVATCLRKKQSKHAKTPTKSKEELNFERKQELEKRLLDVNGQLNPEKESFKIEKNAESSTGPSRLSDSSSSSSDSGSSTSSDSSSSDSSDSESVTETCAKQTGARQNCPASMEKSKRTSCNAVLQAQPSSLTSSLQNHGSSELQKQPPNVLQMLQCRSLNPTEQNAQTLSGKISAVPALHDAPDQQTPQSTPKTNESSLTHTRNVFPEESNTIFQVDSADWSKQAEQTKHLDKSNKLQNKTSMRTADLISISQEQSHCTPNDKSSDKNILEPMSELLPRKDTALKTVDSWVSLCKTMKVPAPIKASAESFNQFRDAVLKRSGQVQESKRSLVQAEVELQNLPRENKRFVTTSVGHESTGLDAMAVTDCELEKEIHESSLPKVQQCVLDQDRNLARKMEQERRRKEATAWIIDVNLQRDIMASFEEYLE from the exons ATGTCTGCTCAAAGCCAGCACTGCGCCACTATTATGAACCCTCCTCCACCAGAGTACATAAATAACAAAAGTAGTGGATGTCAAACAAACCAACTTCAGTACTTACAGAGGGTGGTCATGAGAGCCATGTGGAGACACAACTTTTCCTGGCCATTTCACCAACCTGtagatgcagcagcactgaatcTGCCT GATTATTATGCTATCATAAAAAAACCTATGGACTTAGGCACCATAAAAAAGCGACTGGAACACAATTACTACACAAAAGCTGCAGAATGTATTGAGGACTTTAAAACTATGTTCTGGAACTGCTACATGTACAACAAG CCAGGTGATGACATTGTGTTTATGGCTGAAGAACTAGAGAAAGTGTTCCTGCAGAAAATAGCCCATATGCCACCAGAAGAAAAACCAGTGAGTCTCaataaaggaaagagaaaaggaaaaaagacagAAG AAACATGGCAGCCCAACCCTGGGATTTCAAATGAACAAAGCACAAATGAGAAGCAAGCTGAAAGCAGTGACCAGCCTCCAGTGATGACTCAAGAGCGACAGCAGGTTACACTGGCTCCTTtgtctgcagctcagctcactgCTTTAATGCCAGCTGCAGTCTCTATAACAAAA gcAAAAAAAGGTGTGAAAAGGAAGGCTGACACTACAACTCCTACTACTTCAATAGTCACAGCAAGTGGTGAATCTTCTGCAACGTTTaatgaaagaaaagctgttaAAGCATGTAGAAGTGAAAGTGAATGTATGGTAACAAACAAGCTTCTGAAGAGATCCTTTTCAGATTCTCAACAGCCTCCTGGAATTATTAAAAAGATTCAGTTGTCAGgacagctaaaacattgtaatgCAATACttaaagaaatgttttcaaagAAACATGCAGCGTATGCGTGGCCTTTCATAAAACCTGTAGGTACAGCATCTTTCTCCACTGGTGTGAACCAAGCCATTGCCAAATGTCCTACAGACCTAGGAACCATTAAA AAGAAAATGGATAACTTTGAATATAATGATATACAAGAATTTGCTACAGATGTTAGATTAATGTTTGTGAACTGCTACAAACGTAATTCTTCAGACCATGAAATAGTGTCTATGGCAAGAAAACTTCAG GATGTTTTTGAAATGCACTTTGCTAAAATTCCTGATGAACCAGTTGTGAGTGATCATCTGCCACAGCCTGTGAGAGAAATGACAGAAGCTTATTCCAGTGAAAGCAGTAATGATAActcttcagaagaaaaatcatCTGAAGACTCTGAAGAGGAGAGAAAAGTGAACCTCAAAAAGCTTCAGGACCAA CTTACAGCTCTTCACCAGCAGTTGTGGGTTTTGACCAAAGCATGCTTATCTAgaccaggaaagaaaaaaggaaaggctaaaagagagaaaagaaagaacaaggaaaaagctgaaataaaaagcttgattcaaaagaagaaaaatctgaaatacaTGAAGAAATCTAACAGAAAGCTGTCTTTAAACAT tcaaTCAAAGAGAACCATGCAGCAGGTCTTGTTGGCACATAAGTCAGAAGATGAAGGTGGTGCCAAACCTATGAATTATGATGAAAAACGACAGTTGAGTTTGGACATAAATAAACTCCCTGGAGATAAGCTTGGGAAAGTAGTCCATATAATACAGTCAAGAGAACCTGAACTGAGGAACTCTAACCCTGATGAAATAGAAATAGACTTTGAAACTTTAAATGCTTCAACACTCAGAGAACTAGAGAGATATGTAGCAACCTGTTtaaggaagaaacaaagcaaGCACG CTAAAACCCCAACAAAGTCAAAAGAAGAACTTAATTTTGAGAGGAAACAAGAATTAGAGAAGAGACTACTGGATGTCAATGGTCAACTAAACCCAGAGAAGGAGAGCTTCAAGA tTGAAAAGAATGCTGAGTCAAGTACTGGGCCAAGCAGACTGAgcgacagcagcagcagctcctcagattCTGGCAGCAGCACTAGCAGTGATTCTAGCTCCTCAGATAGCAGTGACTCTGAATCAG TTACAGAAACCTGTGCAAAACAGACTGGAGCCAGGCAGAACTGTCCAGCTTCTATGGAAAAATCTAAG AGGACATCCTGCAATGCTGTTCTGCAAGCACAGCCCTCCTCTCTTACTAGCAGCTTGCAAAATCATGGATCATCTGAATTGCAGAAGCAACCTCCCAATGTACTGCAAATGCTTCAGTGTAGATCACTTAATCCAACAGAACAAAATGCTCAGACTCTCTCAG GTAAAATCTCAGCTGTACCTGCTCTGCATGATGCTCCAGACCAGCAAACTCCTCAAAGCACTCCAAAGACAAATGAGTCTTCTCTCACCCACACCAGAAATGTTTTTCCAGAG GAGTCCAACACCATTTTCCAAGTTGACAGTGCTGACTGGAGCAAACAAGCTGAGCAAACAAAACATCTAGACAAATCAAATAAACTTCAAAACAAGACCAGCATGAGAACTGCTGATTTAATATCCATAAGTCAAGAACAAA GTCATTGTACACCCAATGATAAATCTAGTGATAAAAACATACTAGAGCCAATGTCTGAACTTCTTCCAAGAAAG GATACAGCACTGAAGACTGTAGATTCCTGGGTAAGCCTGTGTAAAACGATGAAGGTTCCAGCTCCAATAAAAGCATCTGCTGAGAGTTTCAATCAGTTCAGAGATGCAGTATTAAAGAGGAGTGGGCAAGTGCAGGAGTCAAAAAGGTCTCTTGTGCAAGCAGAGGTGGAGCTGCAAAATCTTCCACGAGAGAACAAAAGATTTGTAACCACTTCTGT GGGCCATGAAAGCACAGGATTGGATGCCATGGCAGTGACAGACTGTGAGcttgaaaaagaaatacatgAGAGTAGTCTGCCTAAAGTTCAACAATGTGTTCTTGATCAAGACCGTAACTTGGCTAGAAAAATGGAACAAGAACgcaggaggaaggaagca ACAGCTTGGATAATTGATGTGAATCTGCAGAGAGATATTATGGCATCTTTCGAAGAATATCTTGAGTGA